One segment of Natranaeroarchaeum aerophilus DNA contains the following:
- the trmY gene encoding tRNA (pseudouridine(54)-N(1))-methyltransferase TrmY yields the protein MRQFIVLGHDAPIESDFALSDLAGGAGRLDVLCRCVNSAFFLSHDIREDVRVHLVLQDEFTVTFEGSDLQRLNPDERSTAALVRKALEEREEAIGHIPVETSPGVSLRRMGFEDLLDDIGGTIVQLHEDGDAIVEVDAPSDPVFVLSDHHDFEPWEADLLVEHCDLHVRLGPERLHADHAITVVQQYLDTDGYTRF from the coding sequence ATGCGCCAGTTCATCGTGCTCGGCCACGACGCGCCCATCGAGTCGGATTTCGCGCTTTCGGATCTCGCGGGCGGGGCCGGTCGCCTCGACGTCCTCTGTCGGTGTGTCAACTCCGCGTTCTTTCTCTCCCACGACATTCGTGAGGACGTCCGCGTCCATCTCGTCTTGCAGGACGAATTTACAGTTACGTTCGAGGGGAGCGATCTGCAGCGTCTCAACCCCGACGAGCGCTCGACCGCCGCGCTCGTCCGCAAGGCCCTCGAAGAACGCGAAGAAGCGATCGGGCATATCCCCGTCGAGACCTCGCCCGGCGTCTCGCTCAGGCGGATGGGATTCGAGGACCTGCTCGACGACATCGGGGGGACAATTGTCCAGCTCCATGAGGACGGCGATGCGATCGTCGAGGTCGACGCGCCGAGCGATCCCGTGTTCGTTCTCTCGGATCACCACGATTTCGAGCCGTGGGAGGCCGATCTGCTGGTTGAGCACTGCGACCTGCATGTCCGACTCGGCCCGGAGCGACTGCACGCCGACCACGCCATCACCGTCGTCCAGCAGTACCTCGACACCGACGGCTACACGCGGTTTTGA
- a CDS encoding phytoene desaturase family protein: MSKTPSTTTSLAGTSIGIVGAGIGGLAAAAYLARDGADVTVYEQRSQVGGVAGKLVDGEFQFDTGPSWYLMPELFERFFEDFGHDPSDFYELERLDPNYRVYWKDGDSVDVPADPDQAAKLFESYEPGGREAFERYLDQAEEAYEIGMNRFVLANRWRFRDYVSADVARSGKGLSFLGNMDEHVAEYFDHPKLQQLVQYTLVFLGGSPYNTPALYTLMSHVDYGLGVYYPQGGMWSFIEAIESVAREQGVEIRTDTPVTGLKPYGSGVTVEHRGGPTSHDRVVNNAPPAHVERDLLPDGAAGSRPIGRLMGDSNEYWDGRTLAPSAFMLYLGIDGELPEFEHHTLVLPTDWSGHFEAIFDEPGWPDDPAYYVNVPSRTDPSVAPDDAETMVVLVPIAAELADDPEQRQQYRDDVLDSLAEHADVDLRDRIRVEHTACVTDYKVQFNKLGGTALGLAHTLEQTGPLRPGFKVPGVERTYYVGGDVNPGIGVPMCLLSGEHVAEVVRGDVADQGLLDAV, from the coding sequence ATGAGCAAGACACCATCCACTACGACTTCACTTGCCGGCACTTCGATCGGAATCGTCGGTGCCGGGATCGGCGGCCTCGCCGCGGCGGCGTATCTCGCCCGCGATGGGGCCGACGTGACAGTGTACGAACAGCGCTCGCAGGTCGGCGGCGTCGCCGGCAAGCTCGTCGACGGCGAGTTCCAGTTCGACACCGGGCCATCGTGGTACCTGATGCCGGAGCTGTTCGAGCGCTTTTTCGAGGACTTCGGCCACGACCCCTCGGACTTTTACGAGCTCGAACGCCTCGACCCGAACTACCGGGTGTACTGGAAAGACGGCGACAGCGTCGACGTGCCCGCGGACCCGGATCAGGCCGCCAAGCTGTTCGAGTCCTACGAGCCCGGCGGCAGGGAGGCGTTCGAGCGCTATCTCGACCAGGCCGAGGAGGCCTACGAGATCGGGATGAACCGGTTCGTGCTGGCCAACCGCTGGCGGTTCCGCGACTACGTGTCCGCCGACGTTGCTCGGTCGGGGAAGGGATTGAGCTTCCTCGGTAACATGGACGAACACGTCGCCGAGTACTTCGATCATCCGAAGCTCCAGCAGCTCGTCCAGTACACGCTCGTCTTCCTCGGCGGCTCGCCGTACAACACGCCTGCCCTGTACACCCTGATGAGCCACGTCGATTACGGGCTGGGTGTCTACTACCCGCAGGGCGGGATGTGGTCGTTCATCGAGGCGATTGAATCGGTTGCCCGCGAGCAGGGCGTCGAGATCCGGACCGACACGCCGGTGACCGGGCTCAAGCCGTACGGCAGCGGCGTCACGGTCGAACACCGTGGTGGCCCCACGAGCCACGATCGCGTCGTCAACAACGCGCCACCCGCACATGTCGAGCGTGACCTGCTGCCCGACGGCGCGGCCGGCTCCCGGCCGATCGGCAGGTTGATGGGTGACAGCAACGAGTACTGGGACGGCCGAACCCTCGCCCCCTCGGCCTTTATGCTCTATCTCGGTATCGACGGCGAGCTACCGGAGTTCGAACACCACACGCTCGTCCTTCCGACCGACTGGTCGGGCCACTTCGAGGCGATCTTCGACGAGCCAGGCTGGCCCGATGACCCGGCGTATTACGTCAACGTCCCGTCCAGAACCGATCCCTCCGTCGCCCCCGACGACGCCGAGACGATGGTCGTGCTCGTCCCGATCGCCGCGGAGCTGGCGGACGACCCGGAGCAACGCCAGCAGTACCGCGACGACGTGCTCGACAGCCTCGCGGAACACGCGGACGTCGACCTGCGCGATCGGATTCGCGTCGAGCACACGGCCTGTGTTACCGACTACAAGGTGCAGTTCAACAAGCTCGGCGGGACGGCACTCGGCCTGGCCCACACCCTCGAACAGACCGGCCCCCTGCGTCCGGGGTTCAAAGTACCGGGGGTTGAACGAACCTATTACGTCGGCGGCGACGTCAACCCCGGTATCGGCGTCCCGATGTGTCTGCTGAGCGGCGAGCACGTCGCGGAGGTGGTCCGGGGCGATGTCGCCGATCAGGGCCTGCTTGACGCGGTCTGA
- a CDS encoding DMT family transporter has product MSRYRTTLLFLTLAAIWGTAFMAINAGLAYFPPVLFAALRFDIAALVMLMYAASVVDDPIPRGRREWADVAIGATLIIAGYHAFLFIGESDPAVTSAIAAVIVGLSPVLTTVFARAFLPSERLTLVGVIGLLVGLLGVVVLAAPDPGNLIGSGTTAKFLVFLAAASFALGSVLTRALDSGMRIETMEAWSMLVGAALTHLIAVALGESLSAIVWTTEAVLALGYLAFVASGLGFLIYFDLLDRLGPIEINLVSYVAPVFAALSGWLVLNEGLTLTTIVGFLLICAGFAVVKRSAIRDELSE; this is encoded by the coding sequence GTGAGCCGATACCGCACCACCCTGTTGTTTCTCACCCTCGCCGCAATCTGGGGAACCGCGTTTATGGCGATCAACGCGGGGCTCGCGTACTTCCCGCCGGTCCTCTTTGCTGCGCTTCGGTTCGATATTGCTGCCCTCGTTATGCTCATGTACGCGGCCTCCGTGGTCGACGATCCGATCCCCCGCGGTCGTCGCGAGTGGGCCGACGTAGCGATCGGCGCGACGCTGATCATCGCTGGGTATCATGCCTTCCTCTTCATCGGCGAGAGCGACCCCGCGGTGACCAGCGCCATCGCCGCCGTCATCGTCGGGCTCTCGCCCGTCCTGACAACGGTCTTTGCCCGTGCGTTTCTCCCCTCGGAACGACTGACGCTCGTCGGGGTCATCGGACTACTGGTCGGCCTGCTCGGCGTGGTCGTCCTTGCCGCTCCCGACCCCGGAAACCTGATCGGGAGCGGGACGACCGCAAAGTTCCTCGTCTTCCTCGCCGCGGCGTCGTTCGCGCTGGGCTCGGTCCTGACACGGGCACTTGACAGCGGGATGCGGATCGAGACGATGGAGGCCTGGTCGATGCTCGTCGGCGCGGCACTGACCCACCTGATCGCCGTTGCACTCGGCGAGTCCCTTTCCGCCATCGTCTGGACGACAGAGGCCGTGCTGGCGCTTGGCTACCTCGCGTTCGTCGCCAGTGGGCTTGGCTTTCTCATCTACTTCGACCTCCTTGACCGACTCGGCCCGATCGAGATCAACCTCGTCTCCTATGTCGCCCCCGTCTTCGCCGCTCTCTCCGGTTGGCTCGTGCTGAACGAGGGACTCACGCTTACGACTATCGTGGGCTTTCTGCTCATCTGTGCCGGGTTCGCAGTTGTGAAGCGTTCGGCGATCCGGGACGAGCTATCGGAGTAG
- a CDS encoding SDR family NAD(P)-dependent oxidoreductase: protein MSNLPERIADVEDADCTGMQALVTGSTSGIGRHAALALGRLGADVIVHGRDRQAGEAVVDELTALGVEGRFVEADFADTDSVWELAATVRAETESLDILANNAGGFFRNNRLTGLGVEYTFHVNHLSPYLLTAELLDHLAADARVITTASAAHKGASLDLDRVSEADSGMGAYSHSKLANILFSTELARRLDAAGEDVTANSFHPGAIPGSGFSRFLPGPLPDLFAKLDAVPGVTSVEDGAAALVNLAVSPRLDGTSGRYFSGQDVTTPSSAARNRDGAKRLWERSAEWLDVEEPLSGY, encoded by the coding sequence ATGAGTAACCTCCCCGAACGGATCGCGGACGTCGAAGACGCCGACTGTACCGGCATGCAGGCACTCGTTACCGGCTCAACAAGTGGTATCGGTCGTCACGCCGCCCTCGCGCTCGGTCGCCTCGGTGCGGACGTGATCGTGCATGGACGCGATCGACAGGCAGGTGAGGCCGTCGTTGACGAGCTCACCGCCCTCGGCGTGGAGGGACGGTTCGTCGAGGCTGACTTTGCCGACACCGACTCGGTCTGGGAACTCGCAGCCACTGTCCGGGCGGAGACAGAGAGCCTCGACATCCTCGCGAACAACGCGGGTGGGTTCTTCCGAAACAACCGATTGACGGGTCTCGGCGTGGAGTACACCTTCCACGTTAACCATCTCTCCCCGTACCTGCTGACCGCCGAACTGCTCGACCACCTCGCGGCCGACGCCCGTGTCATCACGACGGCATCAGCCGCACATAAGGGGGCATCGCTGGATCTGGACCGGGTATCCGAAGCTGACAGCGGAATGGGCGCGTACAGCCACTCGAAGCTCGCGAACATCCTGTTTTCGACGGAGCTCGCCCGGCGACTCGATGCCGCCGGAGAGGACGTGACCGCCAACAGCTTCCATCCCGGTGCGATTCCAGGGAGCGGGTTCAGTCGCTTTCTCCCAGGTCCACTGCCGGATCTGTTCGCAAAGCTCGACGCAGTACCGGGTGTCACATCGGTCGAGGACGGCGCAGCGGCGCTGGTTAATCTCGCTGTGTCGCCCCGTCTCGACGGGACGTCCGGGCGATATTTTTCAGGGCAGGACGTCACGACGCCATCGAGTGCAGCGAGAAACCGGGATGGCGCAAAGCGGCTCTGGGAGCGAAGCGCCGAGTGGCTCGACGTGGAAGAGCCGCTTTCGGGATACTGA